The following are from one region of the Camelus dromedarius isolate mCamDro1 chromosome 34, mCamDro1.pat, whole genome shotgun sequence genome:
- the LOC105090174 gene encoding T-cell surface glycoprotein CD3 epsilon chain yields the protein MPSGNLWRVLGLCLLSVGTWGQEDSEETATDALKTYKVSISGNRVELTCPEDFEPLTWEKNNQKIAETYEKHLLLDNFSEMENSGYYTCSTKEKKSHRIYLKARVCENCVEVDVTAVATIIIVDICVTLGLLLLVYYWSKRRKVKAKPVTRGAGAGGRPRGQNRERPPPVPNPDYEPIRKGQRDLYSGLNQRGI from the exons ATGCCGTCGGGGAATCTCTGGAGAGTTCTGGGACTCTGCCTCTTATCAG TTGGCACTTGGGGGCAAGAAG ACTCTGAAGAAACTG CTACAGATGCACTGAAAA CATATAAAGTCTCCATCTCTGGAAACAGAGTAGAGCTGACATGCCCTGAGGATTTTGAACCATtaacttgggaaaaaaataatcaaaaaatagCTGAAACTTATGAGAAGCACCTGTTACTGGATAATTTTTCAGAAATGGAGAACAGTGGTTATTATACCTGCTCCACAAAGGAGAAGAAGAGTCATAGGATCTACCTGAAAGCAAGAG TGTGTGAGAACTGTGTGGAGGTGGATGTCACGGCAGTGGCCACAATCATCATAGTCGACATCTGCGTCACTCTGGGCTTGCTGCTGCTGGTGTATTACtggagcaagagaagaaaggtcaAGGCCAAGCCTGTGACAAGAGGAGCAGGTGCTGGCGGCAGGCCCAGGG gaCAAAACAGGGAGAGGCCACCACCTGTTCCCAATCCAGACTATGAG CCCATCCGGAAAGGCCAGCGGGACCTATATTCTGGCCTGAATCAGAGAGGCATCTGA